A region of the Apium graveolens cultivar Ventura chromosome 6, ASM990537v1, whole genome shotgun sequence genome:
TTTAAACCGATCCGAAAATTTAACCGAAAATGATCCGAAATACAAGATCCGATTATAATTTAGAACCGATTAAAACCGAATAATATATTACTCGAACCGAATATGACCCGAAATATGTAAAATTTATACTTTAAACAATTTTATGTTTATGATAACatacttatttaatcatattcttttgtaaaagtacattatattatattaaaaatactaaattaaataaaaaagaaatttattaaatctcaaaaattgaaaaaataaataagttagGATCCGAAAATATCCGAACCGAATTTAATCCGAACAGAATTTTGTCCGATTTTAATCTGAATTTTATCTGATTTTAATCCTAATTAGACCCGAACCGAATCAaatccgatccgatccgaatgGTCTTCAAATATATCATAATCTGAAAGTAGATCCgatccgaaattgatccaatcCGAAACCGAACCGGTTATCCGAATTGTCAAGTGCGTGTGACCCATACTGTGTTGCCTAAATTCGTATTCAAATGTCATCGTTTACGTAAGGGGCTCACTGAAATTTTGCTGCTTTGTATACATTAAATTTAAACAATTACTAAATTTGCTTAGCaaaaaaagtaaataaattaGTACTCGTATTTATCGGTGTTCTAAAAACAAATCCCACCTGAGAAGTACTTAGATATAAAAAACAAGTAAAAATGGATCAAAATGTTACCATTTCAGGAaaaaaaaatactcaaaataTCACTTTTAGAAATTATGTCCCAGAATGTTAGTTCACGACGAGCTATCGTGTGGCGTTTTGAAAATAGAGCAAAATGCTATATCATGTATCGTTttacattttttttcttttttatattATACATAACCCAATGTAGCGTTATTGTAGTTCATACTttactttttattattttaacttGTTATAATGTGTGATTTTGGACCATAAACACTACTTAATGTTatgttttaaatatttatttttaaattaaaatttttaaatttattgatgTACCccaatttaataatttttaatattttagggtttaataattcCCTTTTAAATTTTAGAAATATTGGAAAATTGAATCAAAAAACacatttaatttcaaaaaaattaacATTTTAGGATTCACTAATTTCTTTTGTGTTTTAGAATtattaacaaaataataaaatgtgcgccgatttagggtttagggtcATTTTAGGCTCTAAACCCTAGAGCCTAAACCATAATTTAATTTAGGATTTGTGGTCAAACCTGGAAACCAAAAAAATGTAAACTCTAaattaaacaattttaaaatttgagGATATGACCTAATTTAACAAAACATTTTGGGGTTTTTCAATCCTcatttggattttagaaaattttaaaattaaataaataatttaaaaatgaattctaaattaaacattttattttttttagagtataattttttttatttggatttaagaacattttttataaataaataatatgtCCAAAACGCTACATTATATAAATTTGGTTATGAAACTCTACTTGATATCACGTTTTGCACATTTAAAAAAAGTAAAAGGTGTGTAACGCTACACGATATAGTGTTTTGGACTTTTTGCACGCTACCCAATGTAATCCCAAACGAGTACTCAAAAAATGTACCGATACTAaattagagatgcacaaaaggcccatCGGGCCAGGTTTTGACCGAGTCTTAAAAAGCCGGGGCTTTAACTGGGTCAGACTTTTCGGGTTTTAATTTTAACCGGATCGGACCGGGCTTTCCGAAAATGTCAGATaccgtttgggccctcgaggcgggTCTAAACGGGCTTTTTCGGGTCGGATCGGATCGGGCTGAgctttttttctaatttaaatcggatcgtGTTTTATTAGAGATTATGAAGActacatatgttagcaactagatcatcgtaagGATGTATTAGTTTGcatgaaatattttataaaacattatttcgttaaaaatatttaaattcggcaaaaaataaacatgtttataaaataatatattttatcaattattatCCAAATATACATGGTGTACTTACTATATCTTCTCTCATTATTCCTGCaacaaattatataaataatattattaattacgaatatgtaaatatatatatgtgtttaaagtattatttatatttataataaatataaattcataaatatataagaaaatatattagaataatcagattttaacCTGATTTTCGGGTTTTAAATCAGGTCAGTCCAAAGACCGGGCCGGGCTGAAACCCAGGTttttaaccgggccgggccgggctttgtCCTAAAAATATAGGGTCCGTTGAGACTTTAAGCGCGGGCCGGAACCGGACCGAATTTTAACCGGAAAGGACTTGACCGGGTATTGACCGGATCAGGTCGGACCAAATTTTCGGACTGGGTTTTTTGTGCATTTCTAAACTCAGAACTTATTCCCGAATTTTACTGGTTACTTGTCAATTGTCATTAATTCATTCGGGTGCATCCGGTCTATCCCTCTGTCCATTGTAAACTTGGCCCAATAACCCAACCAAATCGTCTAATAAAGCAATCCAGCCCAGACACCAAACTCAACTGAGCCCAGGCCAACTCTTGCCTCAATTTGTCATGATCACTTTGTTTCTTTTTTTCTAAATTCATCAACAGCCAAGTAGTTGAATGAGGACCAGACATTCTTATTCTTTGTAGCATATATAAATACATACATGTTTTGAAGCAAGAAAAGTTAGTATTAGATGGGTATGGGAACAATGGGTGCTCTTGGCCTTAATTTACAACCCCTCAATCATTATTTAAAAAACCCACCCTTTtgttttaataaattaaataaatataaccCACCTTCTTCTTGCCTTAATTTCAGCTCAAAGTTTACTAAATTGGGGTTTTCAAGTAAAAAAGATTTTAGTTTCAAGAAAGTTGTTTGCTTTGCTGTTGAAGATGCTACTGAGACTACATCACAGCTTCAAGGTGTCATTTTTATTTTAAAGTTTCTTCATTTCTTGATATTGTTATGATGAGCTGCATTTGATTGTGTTTTTGTGCTGTTTTGATATAGATTGTTGTCTACTCTTTTGATCAATAACTGTTAATTTTATTTTATGTTTGGTGATTGTTAATGGGTTAATATTTGTGTTTTTTAAGAGATTTTATCTTGTAATGTTTAGAATATTGTTGGAGGATTTGATTGAAAGATTATTGTATGAATCAGATTAAGTTGGTGGATGAGGTTTATTGGAGTTCGGAAAGGCATGGGGGGGGGGAGTTGTTATATGAGAAAATATTTTAGGTTGGTGGTAGGATATTGAATTTAGAGTTGCAGGTGTACAAGTTATGTCTAATGCTTTGTTTTGGTGGAAAATATGGAAAAGGAGGCAGGGATGAGATACAAATTATGAAATTGAAGATGGAAAAGAATTATGTGAGACCAAAGAAAATGATGATAAAATTTTGAGTTTATTAGTGGGAGGAAGGAAAAAGTATCCTTTTCTAGTCTGGGAGCTGCGAGGTCATGTAAATAGAACAGTGTCGTCATCAGTCATCTGGGGTGGATTATCTAAAGTGTATTTAAGTTTGTACTACTTCAGTACGTTGTAGTTTATTTTAGGTTTCAAACATACCTATTTTTGTAATAGAAATTGTTATGCGAGTTATTGATGAAAATGATTTATTAATTAGTACTCCATAGATATACTCTTTCATATCCTTTTCTTCTTCCTTCCTTATCATGGCCCTACATCTTTGTCATCTATTGAATTCTTCTGGTTATACCAAAAGATTATTGGATATCATGACAGAACATGTTGCAGATGAGATATTACCTCTGTGTGTTGTTACATGGTATTTGCATATATGCAAATGTGAACCTTAATATCGGTACAAGTTAAATTTTGTTTGGAAATCACTAACTCTCGTCCTTCCGTTTCATGTCTAAAAAACCCAATACTCTATGAGCCTCAGGttgaaaaaaaaatttaaatacaCTTGTTTATTAACAATAAAAACTATCTCTTCTTGTTCAAAAAAGTACTCTGACGTGCATGTCCACATAGCGTACTGATTAAAAAATATGTATGGAAGATGGTGTCCAAGTGTAACCCTGAAAAATGAATATCACTTCCATGTTTTCAAAGATTAACAATAAAATTAAGAGATGCCTTGGTTTTTGGTAAACAAGTCAAATGTGACTTTACTTTGGTATACTTGGTAACGATAAAGGACCACACaaattttcttcacaaaatttaCAGTAAATGACATATAAATTTATTACCTTCGAGCCAACTGCACCTGCATTTCTCATGTTTATAACTTGGCCACAAAACTTGTGAGGAATCATCAACGTTTTTCCTTGACTTTGGAAAAGACCCCCCTATTTCAGGAGGCGGGATTGTCAGGCTGGATGAAAAcctttttgtgtgtgtgtgtgtgtgtatttctGTCTTTGTAATCCTTTCCTCCAGCTTGTGTTTGCAGCTTATTATCTTTTCTACTCAGTTTTTAACATCGCGTATTTATTTCTGGTTTAGAGGTGGCTAATGATACAAACGGTACGGTACAGAATGGTGATCCAGAGAATGGAAGTGCCctttataattttctttatccTAGTAAAGAGCTCCTtccagaagataaagaaatgacTATATATGATCATTTAGAGGAGCTGCGGGAGAGAATTTTTGTGTCAGTTTTGGCTGTTGGAGCTGCTATATTGGGCTGCTTTGCCTATTCAAAAGATCTTATTATGATTCTAGAAGCTCCTGTCAGGTCAGAGGGTGTTAGGTTTCTTCAACTAGCTCCTGGAGAGTTTTTCTTTACAACTTTAAAGGTTCGAACTGTTTTATAAACTGTGATAACTTGAAATTAATTATGTATCCCTTTAGCTAGTTGCCTTCCTGCATCCTCACTTGTGATTTATTTTTCTTTGTCCTTCATATACCATTTAGTCAGGGATGCTTGTTCTGCTTTTTTTTTACATAGTGATACATGCTTCTTTGAAAAAGCTGAGATGTTGACTTTTCAAACATACAAGGTGATGGTTGATGTCTcctatgttactcggactcttcATTTTATCTTCGAGTACCCGTGTTGGACACTCGACACTCAGACATGTACACTCGGACTAGGACACTTATTTTAAGCCAAaaacatttaaattttgtaaaatattgTCGAGTCCGATACTTGGACACGTGTCCATGTCAAACACTTTGAGCCGAGTCCGAGTAACATAAGATGTCTCCAATATAAACGTATTAATGTTGACCTGTATTCTGGTTCCCCTCCAAAAAAGAGAAAAGTTTGTTTGCTTTCAAGTATAGGAGCGAGGAGGTTAGGTGTAGACACCTTTGCGGCTTTGCCACTGCTGGAACACTCCTTGATTATCTAAATACTGCATTTGAAAATAATGGATAATTAACAATGATTTTTAATTACGGAATATTTCTGAAGGTCCTAGTATATGACGATATATCCACACTGTTTACATTTCTCTTGGGTCTTAAAAAGAAGATTTGAGAAAGTCTTAGGGTAAACCAGGCCATGCTGGAGCTATTGATCTTAATGTTAGTAAAGGTCACCTTTGTATTTTCCGGTACCCAATTTCTCATCCAAAAAAGTTCATTGTAATCGTTTAGATTAATTGTAATGTGTCATAACATGTTAAAGTATCTTTGCAACTAGTGGCAGTAATTAAATAACATGAAAACCTTTAACATTTATTTTTGGCGGCCTTGTGCTGATTGTTAATCTCTTTAAGTCTAAAAACCTGATCAACATTCAATCGAATATACAGTTTTTAAGAAAAAGATACAGGTGAATTCTGATTTAAGAATCTGCTATGTACAAGACCAACATGTTCTGAGTTCTTTATTACCAAGACCCTGGTTAAACGCCTGTAGTTTCTACCATAGTAACATCTGAGTACAATACTTTAACAAATGAAGTGATACAAATTCATAAATGATGTACTGCAGGTATCGGGATATTGTGGTCTTCTAATAGGGAGCCCGGTGATTCTCTATGAGATCATAGCTTTTATCTTGCCAGGTTTAACAAGGTCTGAAAGAAGATTCCTGGGGCCAATTGTTTTAGGATCATCGGTGCTTTTTTACGCAGGCGTCGTCTTCTCATACTTGGTTCTTACACCAGCAGCTTTGAACTTCTTTATTAATTATGCAGAAGGGGTTGTGGAATCATTGTGGTCTATTGACCAGTATTTCGAATTTGTTCTTGTTCTCATGTTCAGCACAGGTCTATCGTTCCAGGTAAATATCATTCTTTTACAGTACTATTTTTTTCGTTAAGGGGCCTATGGGTTGGTCCCTATTCTTATAAGAACTTAAAACCAGATCCCATATTAATTCTAGCACTTCTGACTCTCTTCTCTGAATTTTTTCGTAAGAAGGTTATTTTCTGCTTTTTCCAAAATTAATTATATATCCATTTACAAGGGGCAGTAAGCCCAACACAGTATCGTAATCAACTATATGAATAATTTAGTACTTCCCATCATTCTTCCACATGGACTGGATGGTGTTATTAAGAAGCTGATAATTAAAATATTCAGACTTTTGTGgttcatttgacttgggaatagAGGGAAAAAAATGAGAATTTGTGTTGTGGCACTATATCCATAGGAAATTCAAATGCTACAACTTCTGTGTCACAAATTAAAAAGTCAGACTAACCTAATATAGTCTAATTTGCTTTTAACTATCTATGCATTTTCTTTCCAGGTTCCAGTAATACAACTCCTTCTGGGACAAGTTGGCTTAGTTTCTGGAGATCAAATGCTATCAATTTGGAGATACGTTGTTGTTGGCGCGGTAATTGCAGCTGCTATAGTCACGCCTTCGACAGATCCTCTTACACAAATGCTTCTTGCTGGACCACTGGTGGGTCTTTACTTTGGAGGTGCATGGACAGTGAAGCTTATAGGAAGGTGATAATTATGTAGATTATACTCCCTCGTGAATTAGAGAGGCTCTGTTTTGGGATCCAGTTGTGTAAATTGATTTATTGCCTATCATTGTAAATTATTATTTCTTAACCAGTATACCGCTGTTCAATTAAATCAATACATTCTATTCCCCGGTAGATTAGTTTGCCTGGACTAAAATATATTGCGTCAAACTGACAGAATCAAATTAACAGAACTTTAAACCTTAGATGTCATTAGTAAAACAATCTAGTCAGGCTGTTTCCTCCTTCAATAGGACCAATAACACCAAACAAATTCATGCATTGAAAAGTTACGAGCAGGATCAAAACAGACATCACATTCACATATCTGGAAGAACAAAATTAAATTTATAGATGTCATTGCTGGCAAAACCAATCATTTCAAGCTGTTTACTTGTTCCCTTCAAAAGGACCTTAGTCTGCCTCAGCGCAAGGT
Encoded here:
- the LOC141667510 gene encoding sec-independent protein translocase protein TATC, chloroplastic-like, yielding MGMGTMGALGLNLQPLNHYLKNPPFCFNKLNKYNPPSSCLNFSSKFTKLGFSSKKDFSFKKVVCFAVEDATETTSQLQEVANDTNGTVQNGDPENGSALYNFLYPSKELLPEDKEMTIYDHLEELRERIFVSVLAVGAAILGCFAYSKDLIMILEAPVRSEGVRFLQLAPGEFFFTTLKVSGYCGLLIGSPVILYEIIAFILPGLTRSERRFLGPIVLGSSVLFYAGVVFSYLVLTPAALNFFINYAEGVVESLWSIDQYFEFVLVLMFSTGLSFQVPVIQLLLGQVGLVSGDQMLSIWRYVVVGAVIAAAIVTPSTDPLTQMLLAGPLVGLYFGGAWTVKLIGR